One window from the genome of Natrialba magadii ATCC 43099 encodes:
- the lysA gene encoding diaminopimelate decarboxylase codes for MTDLADSPAVRRLADWDHDRLASLAEEYDTPLYVTDLDRVKENYTRFASAFPDAEVMYAAKAHTGKAVLEAVLEAGGEIECAAWGELQRSIDAGADPNTLQYTAVNPPDHDLDYATDLAAENPGLTITIGATDTLDRLAERGYDGRIAIRINPGIGTGHHEKVATGADAKFGIPYDRVPEVADRVREEFDLVGLHAHAGSGVLTEGLEEHCRAIERVGEMARRVGDEDLEFVDVGGGYGVPYREDDEPLDLEKTSNMVRDAVGDLEATLKLEPGRYVVADASVILSEVNTIKEAPDTTVVGIDASLATLIRPAMFGSYHPMYNVSAPDREPHEVTVGGPVCTSADVFAHDRPVARPEREDIIAIGNAGSYGYELASQFHSQPRPAEVALENGEARVVRRRETLDDVTRVEQ; via the coding sequence ATGACCGACCTTGCGGATTCGCCGGCCGTTCGCCGGCTCGCTGACTGGGATCACGACCGACTCGCATCCCTCGCCGAGGAGTACGACACGCCGCTGTACGTGACCGACCTCGACCGGGTCAAGGAGAACTACACCCGCTTCGCGTCGGCGTTCCCCGACGCCGAGGTCATGTACGCCGCGAAGGCGCACACGGGGAAGGCGGTTCTCGAGGCCGTTCTCGAGGCTGGCGGCGAAATCGAGTGTGCGGCCTGGGGCGAACTACAGCGCTCGATCGACGCCGGCGCAGACCCGAACACGCTCCAGTACACCGCGGTCAATCCGCCGGATCACGATCTGGACTACGCGACCGATCTTGCCGCCGAGAACCCGGGACTAACGATCACCATCGGCGCGACTGACACCCTCGACCGCCTGGCCGAACGGGGCTACGACGGCCGGATCGCCATCCGAATCAATCCCGGTATCGGCACGGGTCACCACGAGAAGGTTGCCACCGGCGCGGACGCGAAGTTCGGCATCCCCTACGATCGCGTCCCCGAGGTCGCAGACCGCGTCCGCGAAGAGTTCGACCTCGTCGGCCTCCACGCCCACGCGGGCAGCGGCGTTCTGACGGAGGGGCTCGAGGAGCACTGCCGCGCAATCGAACGCGTCGGCGAGATGGCCCGTCGCGTCGGCGACGAGGACTTGGAGTTCGTCGATGTGGGCGGCGGCTACGGCGTCCCGTACCGCGAGGACGACGAGCCGCTCGACCTCGAGAAGACCTCGAACATGGTCCGCGACGCCGTGGGCGACCTCGAGGCCACGCTCAAACTCGAGCCGGGTCGCTACGTCGTCGCTGACGCCTCAGTCATCCTGAGCGAGGTGAACACGATCAAGGAGGCACCGGACACCACGGTCGTCGGCATCGACGCCAGCCTGGCGACGCTGATCCGACCCGCGATGTTCGGCTCCTACCACCCGATGTACAACGTCAGTGCGCCGGATCGCGAGCCCCACGAGGTCACTGTCGGCGGCCCGGTCTGTACCAGCGCGGACGTCTTCGCACACGACCGGCCGGTCGCCCGCCCGGAGCGCGAGGACATCATCGCTATCGGGAACGCGGGTTCCTACGGCTACGAACTCGCGAGTCAGTTCCACTCCCAGCCCCGACCAGCGGAGGTTGCACTCGAGAACGGCGAGGCGCGCGTCGTGCGCCGGCGGGAGACGCTCGACGACGTGACCCGCGTCGAGCAGTAG
- a CDS encoding M48 family metallopeptidase, translating to MRNTQLKLRMAFVGFVLFALYFAAALFFSAMFGVSLLPVLALSIIVLPAAQYKFGKWMALRGTEEMPNEGQYREIHQMTESLSRDMGLDKPKLVVQDMGVPNAFATGRKGAGVVCVSNELIQLLERDELEGVIAHELAHLNNRDTITMILGQSVGMVISYAVFFFVRDDNNFFVAYAAMMISQLLTTILVMAISRYREYVADDDARQYIGTGDPLARALEKISRGAEGRESQVDETVSALCILNTDRSLMQKLFASHPPTEKRIEKLRH from the coding sequence ATGCGAAACACACAGTTAAAACTCCGAATGGCGTTCGTTGGATTCGTCCTGTTCGCCCTGTACTTCGCCGCCGCGCTGTTCTTCTCGGCGATGTTCGGAGTCAGCCTCCTGCCCGTGCTGGCACTCAGCATCATCGTCCTCCCCGCAGCCCAGTACAAGTTCGGCAAGTGGATGGCGCTTCGCGGCACCGAAGAGATGCCCAACGAGGGCCAGTACCGCGAGATTCACCAGATGACCGAATCTCTCTCACGGGATATGGGCCTCGACAAGCCAAAGCTCGTCGTCCAGGATATGGGCGTTCCAAACGCGTTCGCGACCGGGCGGAAAGGTGCCGGCGTCGTCTGCGTCTCGAACGAACTCATCCAGCTCCTCGAGCGCGACGAACTCGAGGGCGTCATCGCACACGAACTCGCTCACCTGAACAACCGCGACACCATTACGATGATCCTCGGACAGTCGGTCGGAATGGTCATCAGCTACGCCGTGTTCTTCTTCGTCCGCGACGACAACAACTTCTTCGTTGCCTACGCCGCGATGATGATTTCCCAGCTGCTCACGACGATCCTCGTCATGGCCATCTCGCGCTACCGCGAGTACGTCGCCGACGACGACGCCCGACAGTACATCGGCACCGGCGACCCGCTCGCCCGCGCACTCGAGAAGATCTCCCGCGGCGCCGAGGGTCGTGAATCGCAGGTCGACGAGACGGTCAGCGCGCTGTGTATCCTGAATACGGACCGCAGCCTCATGCAGAAGCTGTTCGCGAGCCACCCGCCGACCGAGAAGCGTATCGAGAAGCTTCGGCACTGA
- a CDS encoding methyltransferase domain-containing protein gives METETNADTQPDEESPDQPPVLLVRDDREFLVQPGEEMGTDLGILEVPADVEPGDTVETHLDEAFHVRRLRGPDLFHHFERTGAPMVPRDIGLIIGETGIARGDRVLDTGTGTGVLSASMARAGATVVTYERDPEFADVARENMELGGVADAVDVRTGDLTEELEAGALESAPFDVLTLDTGDAAEIVTHAPELLVEGGFVAVYSPFIESTRDVVEAAREAGLANIRTRETIQREMQFDDRGSRPSTAPVGHTGYLTIARNE, from the coding sequence GTGGAAACAGAAACGAATGCGGACACGCAACCGGACGAGGAGTCACCAGACCAGCCACCCGTCCTGCTCGTTCGGGACGACCGCGAGTTCCTCGTCCAGCCCGGCGAGGAGATGGGGACCGACCTCGGCATCCTCGAGGTCCCCGCAGACGTCGAACCGGGTGATACCGTTGAGACGCACCTGGACGAAGCCTTCCACGTTCGACGACTCCGCGGCCCGGACCTCTTTCACCACTTCGAGCGCACGGGTGCGCCGATGGTCCCCCGCGATATCGGGCTTATCATCGGCGAAACCGGAATCGCCCGCGGTGACCGCGTCCTCGACACCGGTACCGGGACCGGCGTCCTCTCGGCCTCGATGGCCCGCGCTGGTGCCACAGTCGTAACGTACGAACGAGACCCCGAGTTCGCCGACGTCGCTCGCGAGAACATGGAACTCGGCGGCGTTGCAGATGCCGTCGACGTCCGGACCGGCGACCTGACCGAAGAACTGGAGGCAGGGGCACTCGAGTCCGCACCGTTCGACGTACTCACCCTCGATACGGGTGACGCGGCCGAGATTGTTACGCACGCACCAGAACTGCTGGTTGAAGGTGGCTTCGTCGCGGTCTACAGTCCGTTCATCGAGTCGACGCGCGACGTCGTGGAGGCGGCCCGCGAGGCCGGGTTGGCGAATATCCGGACGCGAGAGACGATCCAGCGCGAGATGCAGTTCGACGACCGCGGCTCGCGGCCGTCGACGGCACCCGTGGGACACACGGGGTATCTGACGATCGCCCGGAACGAGTAG
- the purB gene encoding adenylosuccinate lyase, protein MTDTDALYAVSPLDGRYGNRTERLSPYASEAALMRARVRVEVEYLIALADLEATPLELDLDERETLRSLYKHFAEEDARLIKKLETTGHEEFEATNHDVKAVEYFVRHRLPEDSDASAWIHFGLTSEDVNNLAHRLLVRDAVDGVLLPELYDVQDTLAEMAREYRDLSMLARTHGQPATPTTFGKELAVYAARLGRATGQIRTATDDLSGKLGGASGTYAAHVAAYPDVDWQSFAADFVERLGLEFTELTTQVNPCDDLAALFDAFGRANSVLLDLDLDMWLYVSDRYLGQEAVAGETGSSTMPHKVNPIDFENSEGNLSKANSDLTFLGDYITTSRLQRDLSDSTVKRNIGAAFAHCLIGYSKTAAGLEKVVPNEHVMREALESTPEIIGEAVQTILRREGQEDAYEQVKALTRGKDVTLDDFQELFADLDVDEDVREELAALTPAGYTGIAAGLVDDIEDIEN, encoded by the coding sequence ATGACCGACACCGACGCACTGTACGCGGTCTCGCCGCTCGACGGGCGCTACGGCAACCGAACGGAACGGCTCTCGCCGTACGCCAGCGAGGCCGCGCTCATGCGCGCCCGCGTCCGCGTCGAAGTCGAGTATCTGATCGCCCTTGCTGACCTCGAGGCGACGCCGCTCGAACTCGACCTCGACGAGCGCGAGACGCTTCGAAGCCTGTACAAACACTTCGCCGAGGAGGACGCCCGACTGATCAAGAAACTCGAAACCACGGGCCACGAGGAGTTCGAGGCGACGAACCACGACGTGAAAGCCGTCGAGTACTTCGTCCGCCACCGGCTACCCGAGGACAGCGACGCCTCCGCGTGGATCCACTTCGGACTGACAAGCGAGGACGTGAACAACCTCGCCCACCGGCTGCTCGTCCGCGACGCCGTCGACGGGGTGTTGCTGCCGGAGCTGTACGACGTGCAGGACACCCTCGCCGAGATGGCCAGAGAGTACCGCGACCTGTCGATGCTCGCACGGACCCACGGCCAGCCCGCGACGCCGACGACTTTCGGCAAGGAACTCGCCGTCTACGCCGCCCGACTCGGGAGAGCGACCGGCCAGATCCGCACGGCGACAGACGACCTCTCGGGCAAACTCGGCGGCGCGTCGGGAACCTACGCGGCCCACGTCGCCGCCTACCCCGACGTCGACTGGCAGTCCTTCGCCGCCGACTTCGTCGAGCGACTCGGACTCGAGTTCACCGAACTCACGACGCAGGTCAACCCCTGTGACGACCTCGCGGCGCTGTTCGACGCGTTCGGACGTGCAAACAGCGTGCTCCTCGACCTCGACCTGGACATGTGGCTGTACGTCTCCGACCGCTACCTCGGCCAGGAGGCCGTCGCAGGTGAGACGGGGTCGTCGACGATGCCCCACAAGGTCAACCCGATCGACTTCGAGAACAGCGAGGGCAACCTCTCGAAGGCCAACTCCGATCTCACGTTCCTGGGCGACTACATCACCACCTCGCGGCTCCAGCGTGACCTCTCCGATTCGACCGTTAAACGCAACATCGGTGCCGCCTTCGCTCACTGCCTGATCGGCTACTCGAAGACAGCCGCCGGCCTCGAGAAGGTCGTCCCCAACGAGCACGTCATGCGCGAGGCACTCGAGTCCACGCCAGAAATTATCGGCGAGGCGGTCCAGACGATTCTTCGCCGTGAGGGCCAGGAAGATGCCTACGAACAGGTGAAAGCGCTCACCCGCGGGAAGGACGTGACACTCGACGATTTCCAGGAACTGTTCGCAGATCTTGACGTGGATGAGGACGTGCGCGAGGAACTCGCCGCGCTGACGCCGGCGGGATACACCGGTATTGCGGCTGGGCTGGTCGACGACATCGAAGACATCGAAAACTGA
- a CDS encoding 2,3,4,5-tetrahydropyridine-2,6-dicarboxylate N-succinyltransferase yields MSTLETEIDELWERKQNGEIDADSAGEDALDTLEAFLSALEDGEIRAAAKTDGEWEANQWVKQGILLNFGLRENQAYEYGNVDHYDVLPLRETDDLGARGTRNTPDGTTIRRGAYLGSDCIMMSPSFVNIGAHIGDGTLVDSCDTVGSCAQIGENVKLGANTLIGGVLEPVESAPVIVEDNVSLGAGCRVTSGFVVGENSVVGENTLLTPRIPVYDLVEEEVLYGELPANRRAFTRFVESSVSDHDLFEGGAYKPAVVATDLETETLEATEREDALRE; encoded by the coding sequence ATGAGTACGCTCGAAACCGAAATCGACGAGCTGTGGGAACGGAAACAGAACGGTGAGATCGACGCCGACTCGGCCGGCGAGGATGCCCTCGACACCCTCGAGGCATTCCTCTCGGCGCTGGAGGACGGCGAGATCCGTGCCGCAGCAAAGACCGATGGCGAGTGGGAAGCCAACCAGTGGGTCAAGCAGGGAATCCTGCTCAACTTCGGCCTCCGGGAAAATCAGGCCTACGAGTACGGCAACGTCGACCACTACGACGTACTGCCGCTGCGCGAGACTGACGACCTCGGCGCGCGCGGCACCCGCAACACGCCGGACGGGACGACGATCCGCCGCGGGGCCTACCTCGGCTCGGACTGCATCATGATGAGCCCGAGCTTCGTCAACATCGGCGCGCACATCGGCGACGGGACGCTCGTCGACTCCTGTGACACTGTCGGCTCCTGTGCGCAGATCGGCGAGAACGTCAAGCTTGGCGCGAATACTCTCATCGGCGGCGTGCTGGAGCCGGTCGAGAGCGCGCCGGTCATCGTCGAGGACAACGTCTCGCTCGGTGCCGGCTGCCGCGTCACCAGCGGCTTCGTCGTCGGCGAGAACAGCGTCGTCGGCGAGAATACCCTGCTGACGCCGCGGATCCCGGTCTACGACCTCGTCGAGGAAGAGGTGCTGTACGGCGAACTGCCCGCGAACCGCCGTGCGTTCACCCGCTTCGTCGAATCCTCGGTTAGCGACCACGACCTCTTCGAGGGTGGCGCGTACAAGCCCGCCGTCGTCGCCACCGACCTCGAGACGGAGACACTCGAGGCGACCGAGCGCGAGGACGCACTGCGCGAGTAA
- a CDS encoding transcription factor S: MEFCDECGSMMKADDGLWECGSCGYTKPKGDADEYVVTDSQEATEVIESSEETSLPETDAHCPECGHDRAYWYMQQIRSADESETRFFICSECEHKWREDDN; the protein is encoded by the coding sequence ATGGAATTCTGCGACGAATGCGGTTCGATGATGAAAGCCGACGATGGGCTGTGGGAGTGTGGCAGCTGTGGCTATACGAAACCCAAAGGCGACGCCGACGAGTACGTCGTCACGGACAGTCAGGAGGCGACCGAGGTTATCGAGTCCTCCGAGGAGACGTCGCTGCCCGAGACCGACGCCCACTGTCCCGAGTGTGGCCACGACCGCGCGTACTGGTACATGCAGCAGATTCGTTCGGCCGACGAGTCCGAAACGCGCTTTTTCATTTGCTCTGAGTGCGAGCACAAGTGGCGCGAAGACGATAACTAG
- a CDS encoding LabA-like NYN domain-containing protein — translation MTEIHPGQRVAVLVDAQNLYHSAQSLHSRNIDYSALLSKAVQDRQLTRAIAYVIRADAPEEESFFDALVDIGFETKIKDIKTFSDGTKKADWDVGMSLDAVTLANHVDTVVLCTGDGDFSRLCSHLRHEGVRVEVMAFESSTADELIDATDTFLDLDERPETFLL, via the coding sequence ATGACGGAAATTCATCCCGGTCAGCGCGTTGCCGTTCTCGTCGACGCGCAGAACCTGTATCACTCGGCGCAGAGTCTGCACAGCCGCAATATCGATTATTCGGCCCTCCTCTCGAAGGCCGTACAGGATCGCCAGCTCACGCGCGCTATCGCGTACGTGATTCGCGCGGACGCCCCCGAAGAAGAGAGCTTCTTCGACGCGCTGGTGGATATCGGCTTCGAGACCAAGATCAAAGACATCAAGACGTTCTCCGACGGCACCAAGAAGGCCGACTGGGACGTCGGCATGAGTCTCGACGCGGTGACGCTCGCGAATCACGTCGACACGGTCGTCCTCTGTACGGGTGACGGCGACTTCTCACGACTCTGCTCGCACCTGCGACACGAGGGCGTGCGCGTCGAAGTAATGGCGTTCGAATCCTCGACGGCCGACGAACTCATCGACGCGACGGATACGTTCCTCGACCTCGACGAGCGACCCGAGACGTTCTTGCTCTGA
- a CDS encoding aldo/keto reductase yields the protein MGIDNPGVIETALEYGYRHLDTAQIYGNEAVVGDGLSQSSVPRADVTVATKVWADSLAPDDVHRTTAESLDRLGLEFVDLLYVHRPIEAYDPEETLPAFETLCDAGTIGGIGVSNFSREELETVHSVLDTPIAAHQVEYHPLFQPDELLAHAREHGYPLVAYSPLANGQARQVDALVDIAEDHETTAEAVCLAWLLAKDGVVTIPKSSSADHLRANLEAQDLELSPAECERIDTIDRTKELFPE from the coding sequence ATGGGAATCGACAATCCTGGCGTGATCGAGACGGCACTCGAGTACGGCTACAGACATCTCGATACAGCGCAGATATACGGCAACGAGGCCGTCGTTGGCGACGGACTGTCCCAGAGTTCGGTCCCGCGTGCGGACGTAACCGTCGCGACGAAGGTCTGGGCCGACAGCCTCGCGCCGGACGACGTGCACCGCACGACTGCGGAGAGTCTCGACAGACTGGGACTCGAGTTCGTCGACTTGTTGTACGTACACCGTCCGATCGAGGCGTACGATCCCGAGGAAACGTTGCCGGCCTTCGAGACCCTTTGTGACGCGGGCACCATCGGTGGCATCGGCGTGAGCAACTTTTCGCGCGAGGAACTCGAGACGGTCCACTCCGTTCTCGACACGCCGATTGCGGCCCATCAGGTCGAGTACCACCCGTTGTTCCAGCCCGACGAGTTGCTCGCTCACGCCCGCGAGCACGGCTATCCGCTCGTGGCGTACTCGCCGCTGGCGAACGGGCAGGCACGGCAGGTCGACGCACTCGTCGACATCGCCGAGGATCACGAGACGACGGCCGAAGCGGTCTGTCTCGCGTGGCTACTGGCGAAAGACGGGGTCGTGACGATTCCGAAATCGAGCAGCGCCGATCACCTGCGGGCGAATCTCGAGGCACAGGACCTCGAACTTTCGCCTGCCGAGTGTGAGCGCATCGACACGATCGACCGAACTAAAGAACTGTTTCCGGAATGA
- the dapB gene encoding 4-hydroxy-tetrahydrodipicolinate reductase has protein sequence MTEPTRIGVTGATGRMGREVIAAITDREDCVVAFAVNREPNGETVDGVEIEPAAEFDSLLAEREPDAVIDFTGPESALEYVQACTDADADAGDDTTTTTAFVTGTTGFTDDQHDVLESAAESIPVLHAPNFARGVQALVNVVGDVVQNLPGYDVELVEAHHNAKRDAPSGTANRLLDEIEANGEFGDRTHGREGEAPREGSEIGVHAIRAGNITGEHEIILAGNHEEVRLTHRAEDRGVFAAGAVDAAVWIAGAKAGSYDFADVIDA, from the coding sequence ATGACGGAGCCGACCCGAATCGGCGTCACCGGTGCAACCGGCCGCATGGGCCGCGAGGTCATCGCCGCTATCACGGACCGTGAGGACTGTGTGGTCGCGTTTGCGGTCAACCGTGAACCCAACGGCGAGACCGTCGACGGCGTCGAGATCGAGCCTGCAGCGGAGTTCGACTCGCTACTCGCTGAGCGCGAGCCAGACGCCGTCATCGACTTCACCGGTCCCGAATCGGCACTCGAGTACGTGCAGGCCTGTACCGACGCCGACGCCGACGCTGGCGACGACACCACGACGACCACCGCCTTCGTCACCGGCACCACCGGCTTCACCGACGACCAGCACGACGTACTCGAGTCCGCCGCCGAGTCGATTCCGGTTCTCCACGCGCCCAACTTCGCGCGCGGCGTGCAGGCGCTGGTGAACGTCGTCGGCGACGTGGTCCAGAATTTGCCGGGCTACGACGTCGAACTCGTCGAGGCCCACCACAACGCAAAGCGAGACGCACCGAGCGGGACGGCAAACCGGCTGCTCGACGAGATTGAGGCGAACGGAGAGTTCGGTGACCGTACCCATGGCCGCGAGGGCGAGGCCCCACGTGAGGGAAGCGAAATCGGTGTCCACGCGATCCGCGCGGGCAACATCACGGGCGAACACGAGATTATCCTCGCGGGCAACCACGAGGAGGTTCGCCTGACCCACCGCGCCGAGGACCGGGGCGTTTTTGCCGCGGGCGCGGTCGACGCAGCGGTCTGGATCGCAGGAGCAAAGGCAGGAAGCTACGACTTTGCGGACGTGATCGACGCATGA
- a CDS encoding PUA domain-containing protein, which produces MSEPVDGNAGLSTLRTIADYQFGAGAGAALFPDTDGSAAATDTDTDTDTDTDTDIDTDTDTNELTIKRTSSGRPQQVHAKDGRIVSFGIDGRFTLGLEGGRRLAEVLESPVYRVIVDDESEPFVRDEKNVFTKFVLDAGEEIRPGDEVLVVHERGELLAVGRAELDAASIADFETGMAVNVREGAPAPE; this is translated from the coding sequence ATGAGCGAGCCAGTCGACGGAAACGCGGGTCTCTCCACGCTGCGGACGATCGCGGATTACCAGTTCGGTGCTGGTGCAGGCGCGGCACTCTTTCCCGATACAGACGGTTCTGCGGCCGCCACAGACACCGACACAGACACAGACACAGACACAGACACAGACATCGACACCGACACAGACACCAACGAACTCACCATCAAACGAACCTCCTCCGGCCGCCCCCAGCAGGTCCACGCCAAGGACGGCCGCATCGTCTCCTTCGGCATCGACGGCCGATTCACCCTCGGACTCGAGGGCGGCCGCCGGCTGGCGGAGGTACTCGAGTCCCCGGTCTATCGCGTGATCGTTGACGACGAGAGTGAGCCGTTCGTGCGCGACGAGAAAAACGTCTTTACGAAGTTCGTACTCGATGCGGGCGAGGAGATTCGACCGGGCGACGAGGTGCTGGTGGTTCACGAGCGCGGCGAGTTGCTCGCGGTCGGTCGTGCGGAGCTGGACGCGGCGTCGATTGCGGATTTCGAGACGGGGATGGCGGTGAACGTTCGCGAGGGTGCGCCTGCGCCAGAGTAG
- the dapA gene encoding 4-hydroxy-tetrahydrodipicolinate synthase: MTQELDLSGVFPAMCTPFDEDERIDFETLQQDAQRLEAAGVDGLVPVGSTGESATLTHDEHVRVVEAVIDAVDDVPVIAGSGSNNTREALELSERSADAGADGLLLISPYYNKPEQRGLVDHYRTIADAVDLPQIVYNVPSRTGQTIEPDTAVELASHENIAGYKAASGDLGMIGEIAERTMDEEFAVLSGDDAMTLPIISVGGTGTISVAANIEPERTCAMVGAALDGDYARAQNLHHELGPLFRELFVETNPIPVKEAMQIRGYGPARMRPPLTRLAEEYRADLEAVLDDLERETTDVANAEPEGDR, from the coding sequence ATGACACAAGAACTCGACCTTTCCGGCGTCTTCCCCGCAATGTGTACGCCGTTCGACGAAGACGAACGCATCGACTTTGAAACACTCCAGCAGGACGCACAGCGACTCGAGGCGGCAGGCGTCGACGGCCTCGTTCCCGTCGGCTCTACCGGCGAATCCGCGACCCTGACCCACGACGAACACGTCCGCGTCGTCGAAGCGGTAATCGACGCCGTCGACGACGTGCCCGTCATCGCTGGCTCCGGATCCAACAACACGCGCGAAGCCCTGGAACTCTCGGAGCGCTCGGCCGACGCCGGCGCGGACGGCCTGCTGCTGATCTCCCCGTACTACAACAAGCCTGAACAGCGCGGGCTGGTCGACCACTATCGGACGATCGCTGACGCAGTCGACCTGCCACAGATCGTCTACAACGTCCCCTCGCGGACGGGACAGACGATCGAACCCGACACCGCCGTCGAACTCGCGAGCCACGAGAATATCGCGGGCTACAAGGCCGCAAGCGGCGACCTCGGCATGATCGGTGAGATCGCAGAGCGCACGATGGACGAGGAGTTCGCCGTCCTCTCGGGTGACGACGCGATGACGCTGCCGATCATCTCGGTCGGCGGCACGGGGACGATTAGCGTCGCCGCGAACATCGAGCCCGAACGGACCTGCGCGATGGTGGGCGCGGCGCTCGACGGCGACTACGCACGCGCACAGAACCTCCACCACGAACTCGGGCCGCTCTTCCGCGAGCTGTTCGTCGAGACGAACCCGATTCCGGTCAAGGAAGCCATGCAGATCCGCGGCTACGGACCAGCCCGGATGCGGCCGCCGCTCACCCGACTCGCCGAGGAGTACCGCGCGGATCTCGAAGCTGTCCTCGACGACCTCGAGCGTGAGACGACCGACGTAGCAAACGCCGAACCAGAGGGTGATCGATGA
- a CDS encoding nascent polypeptide-associated complex protein, whose protein sequence is MFGGGGGLNPRKMEQMMQQMGIDVEDVDAEEVIIRTDEYDLVFNDAEVTKMDARGQETYQIIGSPEQVEAGSAGGDAGSADSEPAIPEGDIEMVATRTGASEDEARAALEDNDGDLAAAVEELE, encoded by the coding sequence ATGTTTGGAGGAGGCGGCGGACTCAATCCGCGCAAGATGGAACAGATGATGCAGCAGATGGGTATCGACGTCGAGGACGTCGACGCTGAAGAGGTCATCATCCGCACCGACGAGTACGACCTCGTCTTCAACGACGCCGAAGTCACGAAGATGGACGCTCGCGGTCAGGAAACCTACCAGATCATCGGCTCGCCCGAACAGGTCGAAGCCGGCTCCGCCGGCGGCGATGCGGGGAGCGCAGACTCAGAACCCGCCATTCCAGAAGGCGACATCGAAATGGTTGCAACCCGAACTGGCGCCAGCGAGGACGAGGCCCGCGCCGCACTCGAGGACAACGACGGCGACCTGGCCGCAGCGGTCGAGGAACTCGAGTGA
- a CDS encoding M20 family metallopeptidase, which yields MSFNIAAFHADAVSTSSHEDVGEMRELLIETLEDAGLEPETDGFGNVLASKGIDDGPHLVLNTHIDTVAPHVPYERDGDVVRGRGACDAKGPLAALLAAFMRVDPTTGKLTLAITPDEETLMTGAAGLQDRLSADGYIVGEPTDLDVCIAARGQCEGTVTIEGESGHAASVPAERNPVFGLEHVLESLREYDDAAGLGADDVLGEPKLTPTVLEGGEASNRVPERCRLTFDRRSVPPETSESFRADLERFLVDRLPSDHAVDVSVDLIRPDTPFPQAFVTDGETELVRTLQDASGGEVRPFGAATEAGFFAADAPTVVFGPGVLADEEGAVAHAEREYVRLSAVEAAADAVEETLSVLVG from the coding sequence ATGAGCTTTAATATTGCTGCTTTCCACGCCGATGCCGTATCGACGTCCTCCCACGAAGACGTCGGCGAGATGCGCGAACTACTGATTGAAACGCTCGAGGACGCCGGCCTCGAACCCGAGACCGACGGTTTCGGGAACGTTCTCGCGAGCAAAGGTATCGACGACGGTCCACACCTCGTCCTGAACACACACATCGACACCGTCGCGCCGCACGTTCCCTACGAGCGCGACGGCGATGTCGTCCGCGGGCGTGGGGCCTGCGACGCGAAGGGACCGCTCGCCGCCCTGCTGGCTGCCTTTATGCGGGTCGATCCGACGACTGGCAAACTGACGCTCGCGATCACGCCCGACGAGGAGACGCTGATGACCGGTGCGGCAGGACTGCAGGATCGACTCTCCGCGGACGGCTACATCGTCGGCGAGCCCACCGACCTCGACGTCTGTATCGCCGCCCGCGGCCAGTGTGAGGGGACCGTCACCATCGAGGGAGAGAGCGGCCACGCCGCGAGCGTCCCCGCCGAACGAAACCCCGTTTTCGGCCTCGAGCACGTACTCGAGTCCCTCCGCGAGTACGACGACGCCGCGGGTCTCGGCGCGGACGACGTGCTCGGCGAACCGAAGCTGACGCCGACCGTACTCGAGGGCGGCGAGGCGTCGAACCGCGTTCCAGAGCGCTGTCGGCTCACGTTCGATCGTCGGAGCGTCCCGCCGGAGACGAGCGAGTCATTCCGTGCGGATCTGGAGCGGTTTCTCGTGGATCGGCTACCGAGCGATCACGCAGTCGACGTCTCGGTGGATCTCATCCGCCCCGATACGCCGTTTCCGCAGGCGTTCGTGACCGACGGGGAGACAGAGCTGGTGCGAACGCTGCAGGACGCAAGCGGCGGCGAGGTGCGGCCGTTCGGGGCGGCAACCGAGGCTGGTTTCTTTGCTGCTGACGCGCCGACGGTCGTCTTCGGTCCGGGTGTCCTCGCAGACGAAGAAGGTGCTGTCGCACACGCCGAGCGCGAGTACGTGCGGCTCTCAGCCGTCGAGGCTGCGGCTGACGCAGTCGAGGAGACGCTGTCTGTCCTCGTCGGCTGA